In a genomic window of Nostoc sp. UHCC 0870:
- a CDS encoding ABC transporter ATP-binding protein codes for MSIYQSSSKSYRKDRWRNNDWRLFLRLVPYARRSSKLLTLAILLLLPIAIANAVQPLLIGQAVSLIRNEPSTYEFLQNRPVTQGLNILIGLLFTMIVLRLILTGVQGYVLQNIGQKITAGIRQDLFHHVTSLAVRFFDRTPVGKLVTRLTSDVEVLGDVFSTGAIGIVSDVFSMLVILGLMFSIQWQLASLLLVMLIPVTWLTIYFQRRYRQANYKAREELSVLNSQLQENVLGINVVQLFRREKYNAELFRTTNQRYNQQVDETIFYDSAVSATLELIGLIAIAGVLGLGGWLLLGENLTFGTLSAFILYAQRLFDPLRDFAEKFTVIQAGFTAMERVSDILDEPIEISDRVNPRLSVLDTQFGYIDEIIANLESEDTQPQPTLGEIRFEHVWFAYKDDDYVIRDLDFVIHPGEKVALVGPTGAGKSSIIRLLCRLYEPTQGRILVDGVDIRELPQAELRRYMAVILQEGFLFAGDVKSNITLGDYYTFEEIEAAAEKTNIAEFIGQLPASYNTQLRERGTNLSSGQKQLLAFARAAIRNPQILVLDEATASLDVGTEALVQEALNELLIGRTAIIIAHRLSTIRNVDRIFVLKRGELIEQGSHDELLKAGGLYSTLHNLQMLGT; via the coding sequence ATGAGCATCTACCAATCATCTTCCAAATCTTACAGAAAAGACCGTTGGCGTAACAATGACTGGCGGCTGTTTTTACGTCTAGTCCCTTACGCCCGCCGTAGCAGCAAACTGCTAACCCTCGCGATATTATTGCTATTGCCCATTGCTATAGCTAACGCGGTGCAGCCATTACTAATTGGACAGGCTGTGTCACTCATTCGTAATGAACCCAGCACCTACGAGTTCTTGCAAAATCGCCCCGTAACCCAAGGGTTAAATATCCTCATCGGATTATTGTTCACTATGATTGTGCTGCGATTAATCCTCACAGGTGTTCAGGGTTATGTACTACAGAATATAGGGCAGAAAATCACCGCCGGCATTCGCCAAGATTTATTTCATCATGTAACATCATTGGCCGTAAGGTTTTTTGACCGTACACCTGTAGGTAAATTAGTCACTCGACTCACCAGTGATGTGGAAGTCTTAGGCGATGTGTTCTCCACTGGGGCTATTGGCATCGTTTCTGATGTGTTTTCGATGCTGGTAATCTTGGGGTTGATGTTTTCTATCCAGTGGCAACTTGCTAGTCTATTACTGGTGATGTTAATCCCTGTGACTTGGTTAACTATTTATTTTCAACGACGATATCGTCAAGCTAACTACAAAGCACGGGAAGAACTGTCAGTTTTAAATTCTCAGCTACAGGAAAATGTGCTGGGAATTAACGTCGTGCAGTTGTTCCGGCGAGAAAAGTATAACGCTGAGTTATTTCGCACGACTAACCAACGCTACAACCAGCAAGTTGATGAAACTATTTTTTACGATTCTGCCGTTTCTGCTACTTTAGAATTAATTGGCTTAATTGCGATCGCTGGAGTATTAGGTTTGGGTGGTTGGTTACTGTTAGGCGAAAACTTGACTTTTGGAACATTATCTGCATTCATTTTATACGCCCAGCGATTGTTTGACCCTTTGCGAGATTTTGCCGAGAAATTCACCGTGATTCAAGCTGGGTTCACAGCGATGGAACGTGTAAGTGATATTTTAGATGAACCGATAGAAATTAGCGATCGCGTCAATCCCCGTCTTTCCGTCCTAGATACCCAATTCGGATACATCGATGAAATCATCGCCAATTTAGAATCAGAAGATACCCAGCCTCAACCAACCTTGGGAGAAATCCGGTTTGAACACGTTTGGTTTGCCTATAAAGATGATGATTACGTCATTAGAGATTTAGATTTTGTCATTCATCCCGGCGAAAAAGTCGCCTTAGTAGGGCCGACAGGCGCAGGTAAAAGTTCCATTATTCGGCTGTTGTGTCGTCTCTACGAACCCACCCAAGGACGCATTCTTGTAGATGGTGTAGATATTCGGGAGTTACCCCAAGCAGAACTGCGTCGTTACATGGCAGTTATTTTACAAGAAGGCTTCTTGTTTGCTGGTGATGTAAAAAGTAACATTACATTGGGTGATTACTATACCTTTGAAGAGATTGAAGCTGCTGCTGAAAAAACGAACATTGCCGAATTTATTGGACAATTACCCGCAAGTTATAACACCCAACTCCGAGAACGCGGGACAAATCTATCTAGTGGACAAAAGCAACTTTTAGCCTTTGCCCGTGCAGCTATTCGTAACCCGCAAATTCTGGTTTTAGATGAAGCAACCGCTAGTCTAGATGTTGGTACAGAAGCTTTAGTTCAGGAAGCACTAAACGAGTTGTTAATCGGACGGACGGCAATTATTATTGCTCACCGCTTGTCTACAATTCGCAATGTCGATCGAATTTTTGTCTTGAAGCGAGGCGAATTAATTGAACAAGGTAGTCATGACGAATTGTTAAAAGCTGGAGGACTTTATTCTACCTTGCACAACCTGCAAATGTTGGGAACTTAA
- a CDS encoding Uma2 family endonuclease, translating to MTTSLPSITEIIPIVLQLPSAIAMSDDQFYEFCQLNHDLNIERNAIGELIIMPPTGSETDESNFNLIGQLWVWTKQDGTGVGFGSSGGFTLPNGAVRSPDAAWIKRIRWEAIPLELRKKFAPISPEFVIELRSESDNLRTLQDKMQEYIDNGTQLGWLIDRKQRQVFIYRPNIPVEILNNPQTLSGEPLLPGFFLDLSQVW from the coding sequence ATGACTACAAGTTTACCCAGCATTACCGAGATTATACCAATAGTATTGCAATTGCCGAGTGCGATCGCCATGAGTGACGATCAATTTTATGAATTTTGTCAACTCAATCACGATTTAAATATCGAACGCAATGCTATTGGAGAATTAATAATTATGCCCCCAACTGGTTCGGAAACTGACGAAAGCAACTTTAACTTAATTGGGCAGTTATGGGTTTGGACAAAGCAAGATGGTACAGGTGTAGGTTTTGGTTCTAGTGGTGGGTTTACTTTACCTAATGGCGCAGTACGTTCTCCTGATGCAGCTTGGATAAAACGCATACGCTGGGAAGCCATACCATTAGAATTGCGAAAGAAATTTGCACCAATTTCTCCTGAGTTTGTGATTGAATTGCGTTCTGAAAGTGATAATTTAAGAACTTTGCAAGACAAGATGCAAGAATATATAGATAACGGCACACAACTTGGTTGGTTAATTGATAGAAAACAACGCCAAGTTTTTATTTATCGTCCGAATATTCCAGTTGAGATATTAAATAATCCTCAGACACTTTCTGGTGAACCTCTATTACCTGGCTTTTTTTTAGATTTAAGTCAAGTTTGGTAG
- a CDS encoding dual OB domain-containing protein, with protein MKLIKAEKLEWQVKGDQSEKKCRPIFCLGDNFYNLPITDPIWKDKLSCLDAGIYTCLEVIQKLNLENFAHDQFRLTISISEPFSYDGYHQEFCYKLVAAVINVAEVKQRLGWQAISKETENRKTMYVS; from the coding sequence ATCAAGTTAATCAAGGCAGAGAAACTGGAATGGCAGGTTAAAGGTGATCAATCTGAAAAGAAATGCAGACCTATTTTTTGCTTAGGTGATAACTTTTATAATTTACCAATTACTGACCCTATCTGGAAAGATAAATTATCTTGCTTAGATGCAGGAATTTATACTTGTCTGGAAGTTATACAAAAACTCAATTTGGAAAATTTTGCCCATGACCAATTTCGATTAACTATTAGCATAAGTGAACCATTTTCTTATGATGGATATCATCAAGAATTTTGCTATAAGTTAGTTGCAGCAGTGATTAATGTTGCAGAGGTGAAGCAACGTTTAGGATGGCAAGCTATATCCAAGGAAACAGAGAATAGGAAAACAATGTATGTAAGTTAA